The sequence TCGGCGCAAGGCATACAGCAATCCGTTCTCTTGATATGTAATGAGGTCCCACAGTTTGCGCGTTTGTCTGCCTGTTGATTTGTCTGTGAAATACATCGGCCGATCGTCCTCATGACAACGGATAATGTCAATTGTCGTAATGTTGTCTTCTTTTCCCATTCTAAATACCACGGACGCATCAAAGCACGGCATATAGATAACTTCGGAGCTAGTCGCCAGACGTGATTCATACAGTGCGATCGCCTGCTCTTTCGTCAAACTATCCGGTAGAGCTCTCATCACATACTCCTTAGTTTATCATTTCGTTGTTGGTAATTTTCCGGGACCGCCGTTTCCGCCTGTTCAGAGCTTGATATTCCTCGCCGTATCAAACCCGACAATGACAGGCGACATTGCCTTGTTGTCTTCGTCGTACTGAACGTATTTCGATACGATCTCGACAAAGCTGATATAGATATGCTCAATTGGGCGGCGCCGGTCAAAACAAGTCCCACCGACCGAATAACTCCTAATCAACGAATTCTTCAGCGTATATTCAAGAAACACCTCCGAACCCGTCCCGACGCCGGTTTTGCTCTGATGCAAGATGACGGTCTGCCCAGTCCCGCAACACGACTCCATAAACAATCGCGGCGTAGCGCTGTCCATACGACGGGTGATATAGAGATCGGTGATTACGGTATTGCTGGATTCGCGGTCACCTCGGGTGCTGGTCGCTGAGGTGATCTTCCTGCGGGTGGAAAAACGCCAGAATTCCAAATCTAGCCATTTCTCGTGTCCCTTGTCTGCTGATTCGCCTTGTACATTTTCTAGCTTGTCGAGTAAGCCTTGGCAGTTACCTGCCAAGGCTCCTCCAAGAACCGTGCTTGATAGTTGTCCCATCACACGGCTCGCGTCAGACATAAGGCTTGGTTTACCCACACCCGGTCGCTCGATTGAATGATAGGGATGGAGAG is a genomic window of Gammaproteobacteria bacterium containing:
- a CDS encoding type VI secretion system tube protein Hcp, coding for MGKPSLMSDASRVMGQLSSTVLGGALAGNCQGLLDKLENVQGESADKGHEKWLDLEFWRFSTRRKITSATSTRGDRESSNTVITDLYITRRMDSATPRLFMESCCGTGQTVILHQSKTGVGTGSEVFLEYTLKNSLIRSYSVGGTCFDRRRPIEHIYISFVEIVSKYVQYDEDNKAMSPVIVGFDTARNIKL